In a single window of the Litorilituus sediminis genome:
- the pgsA gene encoding CDP-diacylglycerol--glycerol-3-phosphate 3-phosphatidyltransferase, with translation MWTIPNQITLFRIILIPVFILVFYLPLSWSNFGAFAVFWLASVSDALDGYLARKLNQSSAFGAFIDPVADKLMVVAALVMIAQDYQTWWVSIPAIIMIAREVFISALREFMSSRGKRDIIAVSNMGKYKTAAQMLGIMGLIWQPSYDIPLILFKLPHEVINYAAYGFYFIATVLTVSTLVGYFSAALPELKEH, from the coding sequence ATGTGGACAATACCCAATCAAATAACACTCTTTAGAATCATACTGATCCCAGTTTTCATTTTGGTTTTCTACTTACCACTTTCTTGGAGTAATTTTGGCGCATTTGCAGTATTTTGGTTAGCCTCAGTAAGTGATGCCCTTGATGGTTATTTAGCGCGTAAGTTGAATCAATCTTCGGCATTTGGTGCTTTTATTGACCCAGTAGCTGATAAATTGATGGTGGTAGCGGCGTTAGTGATGATAGCGCAAGACTATCAAACTTGGTGGGTGTCTATCCCAGCTATTATTATGATTGCTCGAGAAGTGTTTATCAGTGCACTTAGAGAGTTTATGTCTTCGCGCGGTAAGCGAGATATTATTGCCGTCTCCAATATGGGCAAATATAAAACCGCAGCGCAAATGTTAGGTATTATGGGCTTAATTTGGCAACCGAGTTACGATATTCCATTAATTCTATTTAAATTACCGCATGAAGTAATTAATTATGCGGCTTATGGTTTTTACTTTATCGCGACTGTATTAACCGTATCTACTTTAGTGGGCTATTTTAGCGCGGCTTTACCTGAGCTAAAAGAGCACTAA
- the uvrC gene encoding excinuclease ABC subunit UvrC — MYDHQQVVIYVGKAKQLKKRLASYFRKDVGSVKTKALVKQICAIDVTVTHTEGEALILENNYIKKYQPKYNILLRDDKTYPYLLITDHKHPKLGLHRGGKKIKGEYFGPYPTVGAVWESLRLMQKLFPIRQCEDSYYRARSRPCLQHQLGRCSAPCVDKISTDDYMEQVRLAKLFLRGKSSTVIDSLVKKMELASRELAFEQAAKFRDQIATLRKVQQQQHVSGVAAEMDVVGLYRFKSQACVHLLFIRNHKILGSKSFFPVVPSETTDSEILQAFISQHYLNHEPLQGNIPKEIVIGEEVSQAKELMALLSEQAEYDVKISSKSRSERAQYLKLACTNAQTALVTRNSHKESMQARFAALNEVFELDNGISRIECFDISHTMGQQTIASNVVFNEEGPLKTDYRRYNVHGITPGDDYAAMAFALNKRYGKMKSLDKLPDIVFIDGGKGQLAKAEEFFNQLNLERTPLLVGVAKGESRKPGLETLILAGSHQLISLPATSPALHLVQHIRDESHRFAITGHRAKRQKVSKKSQLEQIEGIGAKKRQSLLKFLGGMQEVLQADVSQLEKVPGISKVLAQNIYDALHDK; from the coding sequence ATGTATGATCATCAACAAGTGGTGATCTACGTTGGTAAAGCTAAGCAGTTGAAAAAACGTTTAGCCAGTTATTTTCGAAAAGATGTCGGCTCAGTAAAAACCAAAGCCTTAGTTAAGCAAATATGCGCTATTGATGTCACGGTAACCCACACGGAAGGGGAAGCGCTGATATTAGAAAATAACTATATTAAAAAATATCAGCCCAAATACAATATCCTTTTACGTGATGATAAAACTTATCCTTACTTGTTAATCACGGATCATAAACATCCTAAACTTGGTTTACACCGAGGCGGTAAAAAAATAAAAGGTGAATACTTTGGCCCTTATCCTACGGTTGGTGCCGTCTGGGAAAGCTTAAGGTTAATGCAAAAGTTATTTCCTATTCGGCAATGTGAAGATAGCTATTATCGTGCACGCTCCCGGCCTTGCTTACAGCATCAATTAGGTCGTTGTTCAGCGCCTTGTGTAGATAAAATCTCTACCGATGACTATATGGAACAAGTTCGACTGGCAAAGTTATTTCTACGTGGTAAAAGCTCGACGGTAATAGACTCTTTAGTTAAAAAAATGGAGTTGGCAAGTCGTGAGCTAGCATTTGAACAAGCCGCTAAGTTTAGAGATCAAATCGCGACATTACGCAAAGTACAGCAGCAGCAACATGTTAGTGGTGTTGCTGCTGAAATGGATGTTGTCGGCTTATATCGCTTTAAATCTCAAGCCTGCGTGCATTTACTCTTTATTCGTAATCATAAAATTCTCGGTAGTAAGAGCTTTTTTCCTGTTGTGCCCAGTGAAACCACTGACAGTGAAATACTGCAAGCCTTTATAAGTCAACATTATTTAAATCATGAGCCGCTACAAGGTAATATTCCGAAAGAGATTGTTATTGGTGAAGAAGTATCGCAGGCTAAAGAGCTAATGGCACTATTGTCAGAGCAAGCAGAGTACGATGTTAAAATATCATCTAAAAGTCGCAGTGAGCGCGCGCAATATTTAAAGTTGGCCTGTACTAATGCGCAAACCGCTTTAGTTACTCGTAATAGCCATAAAGAGTCGATGCAGGCACGATTTGCCGCTTTAAATGAAGTATTTGAGCTAGATAACGGTATATCACGTATTGAATGCTTTGATATCAGTCATACTATGGGGCAACAAACCATAGCATCTAATGTTGTCTTTAATGAAGAAGGGCCGTTAAAAACAGACTATCGCCGTTATAATGTGCATGGCATTACCCCAGGTGATGATTATGCTGCCATGGCATTTGCTTTAAATAAGCGCTACGGCAAAATGAAATCTTTAGATAAATTGCCAGATATTGTTTTTATTGATGGCGGTAAAGGGCAATTAGCTAAAGCTGAAGAGTTTTTTAACCAGTTAAACCTTGAGAGAACACCTTTGCTTGTTGGTGTTGCCAAAGGGGAGTCGAGAAAACCTGGCTTAGAAACCTTGATATTAGCAGGCAGCCATCAATTGATTTCCTTACCGGCAACGTCACCTGCGCTGCATTTGGTACAACATATTCGAGACGAGTCTCATCGTTTTGCCATTACCGGACATAGAGCTAAACGGCAAAAAGTCAGTAAAAAATCACAACTTGAACAAATTGAAGGTATAGGCGCGAAAAAAAGGCAAAGCTTACTGAAGTTCTTAGGTGGTATGCAGGAAGTGTTACAAGCTGATGTCAGTCAATTAGAAAAGGTGCCTGGCATTAGCAAAGTCTTAGCGCAAAATATTTATGATGCATTGCATGACAAGTGA
- the uvrY gene encoding UvrY/SirA/GacA family response regulator transcription factor: protein MINVLLVDDHELVRTGISKILSDVKGLKVIGECNTGEEAIKFCRQTDVDVILMDMDMPGMGGLEATKKILRFAPDIKIIVLTVHSEDPFPTKVMQMGASGYLTKGAGPDEMVNAIRSVNSGQRYLTSEIAQQMALSQFKTVEENPFNALSDRELQIMLMITRGEKVPDISEHLILSTKTINSYRYRMFEKLGVSNDVELTHLAIRHGMLKTEKL from the coding sequence TTGATAAATGTTCTATTAGTTGATGACCATGAGTTAGTTCGTACAGGGATAAGTAAAATACTTAGTGATGTAAAAGGACTTAAGGTTATTGGTGAATGTAATACCGGTGAAGAAGCAATAAAGTTTTGCCGTCAAACTGACGTTGATGTTATTTTGATGGACATGGATATGCCAGGTATGGGCGGTTTGGAAGCGACTAAGAAGATCTTACGCTTTGCGCCAGATATTAAAATTATCGTGTTAACTGTGCATAGTGAAGATCCATTTCCTACTAAAGTGATGCAAATGGGAGCGTCAGGCTATTTAACTAAAGGTGCTGGTCCTGATGAAATGGTTAATGCAATTCGTTCGGTTAATAGTGGTCAGCGATATTTAACCTCTGAAATCGCTCAGCAAATGGCGTTAAGCCAGTTTAAAACCGTTGAAGAGAACCCATTTAATGCGCTATCAGATCGTGAACTGCAAATTATGCTGATGATCACTCGAGGCGAAAAGGTGCCTGATATTTCAGAGCATTTAATATTAAGCACCAAAACTATTAATAGTTACCGCTACCGTATGTTTGAAAAGTTAGGCGTTAGTAATGACGTTGAGTTAACTCATTTAGCCATTCGACATGGTATGTTAAAAACCGAAAAACTTTAA
- the fabA gene encoding bifunctional 3-hydroxydecanoyl-ACP dehydratase/trans-2-decenoyl-ACP isomerase → MPQQNSYSKEDLIKAGTGEMFGEGNSQLPSDNMLMMDRIVTITEDGGEHGKGYILAELDITPDLWFFDCHFKGDPVMPGCLGLDAMWQLVGFFLGWSGGPGKGRALGVGEVKFTGQILPTAKKVTFKIDMKRVIKRKLFMGLADGSVSVDGREIYTAKDLKVGLFTDTTSF, encoded by the coding sequence ATGCCACAACAAAACTCATACAGCAAAGAAGATTTAATTAAAGCCGGTACTGGCGAAATGTTCGGTGAAGGTAATTCACAATTACCATCAGACAATATGTTGATGATGGATCGCATCGTCACTATCACAGAAGATGGCGGTGAGCACGGCAAAGGCTACATCCTAGCTGAGTTAGATATTACACCTGATTTATGGTTCTTTGACTGCCACTTTAAAGGTGACCCTGTTATGCCAGGTTGCTTAGGCCTTGATGCTATGTGGCAACTAGTTGGCTTTTTCTTAGGCTGGTCTGGTGGCCCTGGTAAAGGTCGCGCTTTAGGTGTAGGTGAAGTTAAATTTACTGGGCAAATTTTACCAACTGCGAAAAAAGTAACCTTTAAAATTGATATGAAGCGCGTTATCAAGCGTAAACTCTTTATGGGTTTAGCTGACGGCAGCGTTAGCGTTGACGGTAGAGAAATCTACACAGCTAAAGACTTAAAAGTTGGCTTATTTACTGATACAACTAGCTTCTAA
- the rmf gene encoding ribosome modulation factor encodes MKRQKRDRQNRAHTKGYQAGISGRSKEQCPYQSDVTRSQWLGGWREAIEDRQQGLFK; translated from the coding sequence ATGAAACGGCAAAAACGAGATCGCCAAAATAGGGCGCATACTAAGGGTTATCAAGCTGGTATTTCTGGGCGTTCAAAAGAGCAATGTCCCTATCAAAGTGATGTAACTCGGTCACAATGGTTAGGCGGGTGGCGTGAAGCCATAGAAGATAGACAACAAGGTTTGTTTAAGTGA